In a single window of the Terriglobus roseus genome:
- a CDS encoding TolC family protein, which translates to MTRFPLLRTAVLSGLFTFGGHCVAQISLQSAVNLALKNSPRIRLAQADLDKARAARSEARDAYIPTVGVVTGYGQSTGAPLNVPVVFSISAQSLVFSFSQKDYIRSADQAVQAAELILHNNQVEVVEDTTNTYLALDYALERKSVLHESIAYADRLVSVTTDRISLGVDAKVELPKSRRTGTQLRLASLQTDDDIAANRQHLAQLTGLPATALVTDRNSVPAFTRSPANEEVDMDKLPDSDGIKAAFANARAKQYVAFGDSRYLLRPQIILAANYSRVATSLSSYLDYYPRYGGAPGFPNSENALSFGLQFNFPLLDMAHRAKARGSAADAARAYAEADQQRGVYREGRSKLLNSSRELDLRAQLARDDREIAQDQLETLQIQMQQEGGSQGAQVTPKDQLNAQLQERQKYLDVLAADLQLRQTQVNLLRQTDRLGNWLLTTPGSRTVTPTVAPAAGIPVPTPLGTSPGVLPQSPTVTPHP; encoded by the coding sequence ATGACCCGCTTCCCCCTCCTGCGCACGGCGGTCCTCTCAGGACTATTCACTTTTGGCGGTCACTGCGTCGCGCAGATTTCGCTCCAGTCCGCTGTCAATCTAGCTCTCAAGAACAGTCCAAGAATCCGACTGGCTCAGGCCGATCTGGACAAGGCACGGGCCGCGCGCAGCGAAGCGCGTGACGCCTATATCCCCACAGTTGGCGTCGTGACCGGGTACGGCCAGTCCACCGGCGCGCCCTTAAATGTTCCGGTTGTGTTCTCCATCAGCGCTCAGAGTCTCGTCTTCAGCTTTTCGCAGAAGGACTACATCCGATCCGCAGACCAGGCGGTCCAGGCTGCGGAGCTTATCCTTCATAACAACCAGGTCGAAGTTGTTGAAGACACGACAAACACCTATCTGGCGCTCGACTACGCTCTGGAGCGCAAGTCGGTCTTACACGAATCCATTGCCTATGCCGACCGCCTGGTGTCCGTCACCACCGACCGTATCTCGCTTGGAGTCGATGCAAAGGTCGAGCTCCCGAAGTCCCGTCGAACCGGGACGCAGCTACGCCTGGCAAGTCTGCAGACGGACGACGACATTGCAGCGAACCGGCAGCATCTTGCGCAGCTTACGGGACTGCCGGCTACCGCACTCGTAACTGACCGAAACTCCGTCCCGGCCTTCACACGGTCACCGGCCAACGAAGAAGTCGACATGGACAAGTTGCCCGACAGCGATGGGATCAAAGCTGCTTTCGCGAACGCTCGTGCAAAACAGTACGTCGCGTTCGGTGACAGCCGGTACCTGCTGCGGCCCCAAATCATTCTGGCCGCGAATTACAGCCGCGTCGCAACATCGCTGTCTTCTTATCTCGATTACTATCCTCGCTATGGCGGCGCCCCCGGGTTTCCGAATAGTGAAAACGCACTCAGTTTCGGACTTCAGTTCAATTTCCCCTTGCTGGACATGGCACACAGGGCAAAGGCGCGTGGCTCGGCGGCAGATGCGGCACGTGCGTACGCCGAGGCCGACCAACAACGCGGTGTCTACCGCGAGGGTCGCTCGAAGCTGCTGAACTCGTCCCGGGAACTGGATCTGCGCGCGCAACTTGCCCGGGACGATCGGGAAATTGCCCAGGACCAGCTCGAGACATTGCAGATCCAGATGCAGCAGGAAGGGGGCTCGCAGGGAGCCCAGGTCACTCCGAAAGACCAACTCAACGCCCAGCTACAGGAGCGCCAGAAATACTTGGACGTTCTCGCCGCCGACCTTCAGCTCCGTCAGACCCAGGTGAATCTGTTGCGGCAGACCGATCGTCTTGGTAACTGGCTCCTTACGACTCCCGGCAGCAGAACAGTTACGCCCACGGTTGCTCCGGCTGCGGGCATTCCTGTCCCCACTCCGCTTGGGACCAGCCCGGGCGTCCTGCCGCAAAGTCCCACTGTGACTCCCCACCCGTAG
- a CDS encoding tetratricopeptide repeat protein yields MADARAGRVDASVAALKPIKNADAQELLCKLYSSVDARDAAISACESAVSLAPSNSDYALELARVYGNKADHSGTFTGMRMVSKIRTNFEKAVQLNPKSVEALSDLGQFYAEAPGIVGGGADKARDLVTRLQPLSPARSHRLAAMIAAKAKDDTTAEAEYRAELAAGHTPEAYVDLAGFYRSRKQNDRAVENARLALAADTHRGPDTLDAAKILIDLQHPADAVNGLRAYLNTQQAGVSAFAQAHVLLGNALRATGDTAGAQKEFAAALALAPNYDAARKGAGQ; encoded by the coding sequence TTGGCTGATGCCCGTGCTGGGCGCGTTGACGCTTCGGTCGCGGCGCTGAAGCCAATCAAGAATGCCGATGCGCAGGAGCTGCTTTGCAAGCTCTATTCCTCTGTCGATGCACGCGACGCAGCGATCTCGGCATGTGAGTCGGCCGTGTCCCTCGCGCCTTCCAACAGTGACTACGCCCTTGAGCTTGCCCGCGTCTACGGCAACAAGGCCGACCATAGCGGCACGTTCACCGGAATGCGCATGGTGAGTAAGATTCGAACGAATTTCGAGAAGGCCGTCCAACTGAATCCGAAGAGCGTTGAAGCCCTGAGTGATCTGGGCCAGTTCTACGCAGAGGCACCCGGCATCGTCGGCGGCGGAGCAGATAAGGCACGTGATCTCGTCACCCGCCTGCAACCACTCTCTCCCGCGCGATCGCACCGCCTGGCCGCCATGATTGCCGCGAAGGCAAAGGATGATACGACGGCTGAAGCCGAGTATCGCGCCGAACTTGCTGCAGGACACACGCCTGAGGCATACGTCGATCTGGCGGGCTTCTATCGCAGCCGCAAGCAGAACGACCGCGCCGTGGAAAATGCCCGGCTCGCGCTCGCCGCCGATACCCATCGTGGCCCGGACACTCTGGATGCCGCGAAGATCCTTATCGACTTGCAACACCCCGCCGACGCCGTGAACGGACTCCGCGCGTATCTGAATACGCAGCAGGCTGGCGTCTCTGCATTTGCGCAGGCTCATGTACTGCTGGGTAATGCGCTTAGGGCGACAGGCGACACGGCCGGCGCTCAAAAAGAATTCGCTGCCGCTCTTGCGCTTGCACCCAACTACGACGCAGCTCGCAAGGGAGCCGGCCAATGA
- a CDS encoding efflux RND transporter periplasmic adaptor subunit, with translation MSETASGNSGKIAIRVAIGAVLVIALIIAIRLSTRKEIDIRAAKVGYGDLVSALSTNGKVEPIQNFQAHAGEAGSVQAVYVRAGQKVDAGTLLLRMSTAAAEARVETARSAIAQARAAQFDITNGGSTDERIGMSGDLTRARLQVAQSQKDLAALQALQAKGAASANEVAAAQARLASNQSSLDSLQQRSTGRYSSTDKQRVNAQLSDSQASLNAAQQSLAQSVVRAPFAGTVYSLPVKAYDFVGSGEELVQVADLSKMQVRAYFDEPEIGRLKLNDSVLIKWDAKPGLSWHGHIVRTPTTVITYGTRNVGECLIAVDDATGDLLPNTNVSVSVTTQSIFHVLSLPREALRTTGSGENYVFLVEHNQLVKRVVKIGSVNLMAVQIISGINPNDLVALASTSSSIDLSEGLRVRVVQQ, from the coding sequence ATGAGCGAAACTGCAAGCGGAAACAGCGGAAAAATAGCCATTCGCGTGGCGATCGGGGCCGTTTTGGTGATCGCACTGATCATCGCGATTCGCCTCTCCACGCGTAAGGAAATCGACATCAGGGCCGCAAAGGTTGGCTACGGCGACCTTGTGAGCGCCCTGTCCACTAATGGCAAGGTTGAGCCCATCCAGAACTTTCAGGCTCACGCCGGTGAAGCTGGTAGCGTTCAGGCCGTCTATGTGCGCGCAGGCCAGAAGGTGGACGCGGGCACATTGCTACTGCGTATGAGCACCGCTGCTGCGGAGGCCCGTGTCGAGACCGCAAGGTCTGCCATCGCCCAGGCACGCGCCGCGCAGTTCGACATCACGAACGGCGGCTCGACCGATGAGCGCATCGGTATGTCCGGCGATCTTACCCGCGCCCGTCTGCAGGTCGCTCAGTCTCAGAAGGACCTTGCGGCGCTTCAGGCCTTACAGGCCAAGGGTGCTGCGTCCGCGAATGAAGTAGCCGCCGCGCAGGCGCGCCTGGCCTCCAACCAAAGCTCCCTCGATTCCCTTCAGCAGCGTTCGACTGGCCGCTACTCTTCCACAGACAAGCAGCGCGTCAACGCCCAATTGAGCGACAGTCAGGCCAGCCTGAACGCAGCGCAACAGTCGCTTGCTCAGAGCGTCGTCCGGGCACCCTTTGCCGGAACCGTCTACTCTCTTCCGGTCAAGGCGTATGACTTCGTCGGCTCCGGTGAAGAGCTGGTGCAGGTCGCCGATCTTTCGAAGATGCAGGTTCGCGCCTACTTCGACGAGCCGGAGATCGGCCGCCTGAAGCTGAATGACTCCGTGCTGATCAAGTGGGACGCAAAGCCCGGCCTTAGCTGGCACGGCCACATCGTACGCACACCGACGACCGTCATCACCTATGGCACACGGAACGTGGGCGAATGCCTCATCGCTGTCGACGACGCAACGGGTGACCTCCTGCCAAACACCAACGTGAGCGTCAGCGTCACCACGCAATCAATCTTTCACGTCCTCAGCCTCCCGCGCGAAGCCCTGCGCACGACAGGCTCTGGCGAGAACTATGTCTTTCTGGTCGAGCACAATCAGCTCGTAAAGAGGGTCGTCAAGATTGGCTCCGTAAACCTGATGGCGGTTCAAATCATCTCGGGAATCAATCCGAACGATCTCGTCGCACTGGCCTCCACCAGCAGCAGCATCGATCTCTCGGAAGGCCTGCGGGTCAGGGTTGTGCAGCAGTGA
- the recJ gene encoding single-stranded-DNA-specific exonuclease RecJ, which yields MPAASAMGSRWILPEPPSVEAHGLAAALEQPLWFAQVLVTRGVETPADARRYLVPSMAELHDPNLLLGMQEAVARVLQAVAKREPILIYGDYDVDGTTATVLLKTAIDRITPLDSNGRGSSLVRFHIPHRIREGYGMQTGVLGEAAAQGVRLVISVDTGIRAFAAADECKALGLDLIVTDHHLPDGIAGIPDAVAVINPNQPFCEYPFKELCGAAVAFKLAHALLHAATKPPADPAHYRTVEFTALWDKLLPSLLKLVAIATVADAVPLTGENRTIVALGLRALRDPRQGGLRALMDLAGVSVDEENGPSATEIAFRIAPRINAAGRMDVASDVVRMFLTRDPAEGRAIAEKLHQLNEDRRNVEATVLTALEEQMVALRGDEVALAAAGCLVLDGEGWHRGVIGILASRVVERMGRPALVIAHEDGQAHGSGRSVPGFHLLDAITAAHSEAQPVIFDRFGGHAHAVGFSMPSDRVSLLRERLAAYAAGRLSPEMLQQRIEIDAEIALAELTPDLLKKLRLLEPFGHGNREPLFLARACTIRDEPKILKERHLKLCLSAGDDTQVSCLCWSRAVPWPERLAELGIGQGSIVDAVFRVRENKHPQFGGAEMELCDLRLHESPDVP from the coding sequence ATGCCTGCAGCATCTGCCATGGGCTCCCGCTGGATCCTGCCGGAGCCGCCCTCGGTCGAGGCGCACGGTCTGGCCGCAGCGCTGGAGCAGCCTCTCTGGTTCGCCCAGGTGCTCGTCACACGCGGCGTGGAAACTCCTGCGGATGCACGCCGCTACCTTGTCCCAAGTATGGCGGAACTGCATGATCCCAACCTTCTGCTTGGCATGCAGGAGGCCGTTGCTCGCGTGTTGCAGGCAGTTGCGAAGCGCGAGCCCATTCTGATCTATGGCGACTACGACGTCGACGGCACCACCGCCACCGTTCTGCTGAAGACAGCTATCGACCGCATCACTCCGCTGGACAGCAATGGCCGCGGATCGTCGCTTGTTCGCTTCCATATTCCGCACCGAATCCGTGAGGGCTACGGCATGCAGACGGGCGTGCTGGGCGAGGCTGCGGCACAGGGCGTCCGACTGGTCATCAGCGTCGATACCGGCATACGCGCCTTCGCCGCCGCGGACGAGTGCAAGGCACTTGGGCTGGACCTGATCGTAACCGACCATCACCTGCCGGATGGTATCGCCGGCATACCCGATGCGGTTGCCGTGATCAACCCGAACCAGCCCTTCTGCGAATATCCGTTTAAGGAGCTCTGCGGGGCAGCTGTTGCGTTCAAGCTGGCGCACGCGCTGCTGCACGCGGCGACTAAACCCCCGGCCGATCCTGCGCACTACCGCACGGTTGAGTTCACGGCGCTGTGGGACAAGCTGCTGCCCTCCCTGTTGAAGCTGGTTGCCATCGCAACCGTTGCAGATGCCGTTCCGCTGACGGGAGAGAATCGGACCATCGTTGCGCTTGGTTTACGTGCGCTGCGGGATCCAAGACAGGGCGGACTGCGCGCACTGATGGACCTCGCCGGAGTTTCGGTCGATGAGGAGAACGGACCATCTGCCACGGAGATCGCCTTCCGGATCGCTCCACGGATCAACGCCGCCGGCCGCATGGACGTGGCAAGCGACGTTGTCCGAATGTTCCTGACGCGCGACCCCGCAGAAGGCCGCGCGATCGCCGAGAAGCTTCACCAACTCAATGAAGACCGCCGCAACGTCGAAGCCACTGTTCTCACGGCGCTTGAAGAACAGATGGTGGCTCTTCGTGGCGATGAGGTCGCCCTCGCGGCCGCGGGCTGCCTCGTACTTGATGGTGAGGGCTGGCATCGCGGCGTCATCGGCATTCTTGCCTCCCGCGTCGTCGAGCGCATGGGCCGTCCAGCCCTCGTCATCGCGCACGAAGATGGACAGGCCCATGGCTCCGGCCGGTCCGTGCCGGGATTCCATCTGCTCGACGCCATCACGGCAGCACATTCTGAGGCGCAACCGGTGATCTTTGACCGTTTTGGTGGCCACGCCCATGCCGTCGGCTTCTCCATGCCGTCGGATCGCGTATCGCTATTACGGGAGAGACTGGCAGCCTACGCAGCCGGACGTTTGTCGCCCGAAATGCTGCAGCAGCGCATCGAGATCGATGCGGAGATCGCACTGGCCGAGCTGACACCAGACCTGCTGAAGAAGCTTCGCCTCCTGGAGCCTTTCGGCCACGGCAACCGCGAGCCGTTGTTCCTGGCACGCGCCTGCACGATTCGGGATGAGCCGAAAATCCTGAAAGAGCGCCATCTTAAGCTATGCCTGAGCGCTGGTGACGACACCCAGGTGAGCTGCTTATGCTGGAGCCGGGCGGTTCCGTGGCCCGAACGGCTTGCCGAGTTGGGTATCGGCCAAGGCTCCATCGTGGACGCAGTCTTCCGCGTGCGCGAGAACAAGCATCCCCAGTTTGGCGGCGCGGAAATGGAACTTTGCGATCTTCGTCTCCACGAATCGCCGGATGTTCCCTAA
- a CDS encoding (2Fe-2S) ferredoxin domain-containing protein codes for MSVPERQILVCMNERDPDASRPSCRNEGAKKLKDELKDLVKDAGLKGRVRVLETSCMDQCEHAAVCVVYPDNVWYSFTKAKDAEDIVQQHLVGGKPVEHLLHDAPENLAHAAARTERRK; via the coding sequence ATGAGTGTTCCCGAGAGGCAGATTCTGGTCTGCATGAATGAGCGCGACCCCGACGCATCCCGGCCCTCGTGCCGGAACGAGGGCGCAAAGAAATTGAAGGATGAACTGAAGGATCTGGTAAAGGATGCCGGTCTGAAGGGCAGGGTCCGTGTGCTGGAAACCAGCTGCATGGACCAATGCGAACATGCTGCTGTCTGCGTCGTGTATCCCGACAATGTCTGGTACAGCTTCACCAAGGCGAAGGACGCTGAAGATATCGTGCAGCAGCACCTGGTAGGTGGTAAGCCGGTGGAGCACTTGCTGCATGACGCACCCGAAAATCTGGCGCATGCAGCGGCACGGACGGAGCGCCGGAAGTAG
- a CDS encoding DUF507 family protein, with amino-acid sequence MLSSFLPMLFSKDYVGYLSRQVVRRLVEAKMIRTDKPAIVAERINAGLIEELSLEDRINDEVRVILEAFQDDMLKSGASYPEMFKKVKNELTRKYKAVL; translated from the coding sequence ATGCTATCCTCCTTCTTGCCCATGCTCTTCTCGAAAGACTACGTAGGATATCTGTCGCGCCAGGTTGTGCGCAGGCTTGTGGAAGCGAAGATGATTCGCACCGACAAGCCAGCCATTGTGGCCGAGCGTATCAACGCCGGTCTGATCGAGGAGCTGTCTCTGGAAGACCGCATCAATGACGAGGTCCGCGTCATCCTCGAAGCTTTCCAGGACGACATGCTGAAGTCCGGTGCAAGCTACCCGGAGATGTTCAAAAAAGTGAAGAACGAACTCACTCGCAAGTACAAGGCGGTGCTGTAG
- a CDS encoding DUF507 family protein: MRISRDKVNKLAHTVADTLAEVDEADFLEDRNTIRQEARKILEMLLADEVKIDAAARGKITSQQRIILEGTQEWDILYRKYYNDEVKRLGI; the protein is encoded by the coding sequence ATGCGCATCTCCCGCGACAAGGTCAACAAGCTGGCCCACACGGTTGCCGATACATTGGCTGAGGTGGACGAGGCAGATTTTCTGGAAGATCGCAATACGATCCGCCAGGAAGCCCGCAAAATCCTGGAAATGCTCCTCGCCGACGAAGTGAAGATCGACGCCGCAGCCCGCGGCAAGATCACCTCGCAGCAGCGCATCATTCTGGAAGGCACGCAGGAGTGGGACATCCTGTACCGCAAGTACTACAACGACGAAGTGAAGCGGCTGGGTATCTAG
- a CDS encoding SDR family oxidoreductase, whose amino-acid sequence MEATISDPKVLVIGASGQVGAQFLAFYQSLSRPESPLPAARHPERADWLQLDLATLDANLADEKLRGIDLRAVYVFAGMTNVDACEDQPELAFQTNAHGPAFLAAYANRQNIPFVYFSTEYVFGGKAERPGPYLEGDVPDPQNVYGASKLAGETAVREAHPGALIIRTTVVYGEDPQGKNYLYTVLRLLGTGSQLRVPQDQISTPTFNRDLIRATIGLVDAGASGVYHVCGPELLGRLEFAKRVAERFQLDSTLLLGKDTCELKQRAPRPLAAGLGTDKLRREFPNLVPRDLTACLDDCEPSLQPFLQSILPKS is encoded by the coding sequence ATGGAGGCCACGATTTCAGACCCCAAGGTCTTGGTCATCGGCGCTAGCGGGCAGGTCGGCGCGCAGTTTCTAGCTTTCTATCAGTCGCTTTCTCGTCCTGAATCTCCATTGCCCGCTGCACGTCATCCGGAACGCGCCGATTGGCTGCAGCTGGATTTGGCGACGCTCGATGCAAACTTGGCAGATGAAAAGCTGCGTGGAATCGACCTCCGTGCAGTCTATGTTTTCGCTGGTATGACTAATGTTGACGCCTGTGAAGATCAGCCCGAGTTGGCGTTCCAAACCAACGCGCATGGGCCAGCTTTCCTGGCGGCATACGCGAACCGTCAGAATATCCCGTTTGTTTATTTCTCGACCGAGTATGTGTTTGGTGGCAAAGCTGAGCGTCCTGGACCATATTTGGAGGGGGACGTGCCGGATCCGCAAAACGTCTACGGCGCCAGCAAATTGGCAGGAGAGACGGCTGTCCGCGAGGCCCATCCGGGTGCGCTGATCATTCGCACGACGGTGGTCTACGGAGAAGATCCCCAGGGTAAAAACTATCTGTACACCGTGCTGCGTCTTTTAGGGACGGGCTCTCAGCTACGAGTACCCCAGGATCAAATTTCTACGCCTACGTTCAATCGCGATCTCATCCGAGCGACGATTGGACTGGTCGATGCAGGCGCGTCCGGCGTCTACCACGTCTGTGGTCCCGAGCTTCTCGGGCGCCTTGAGTTTGCGAAGAGGGTGGCTGAGCGCTTCCAGCTAGACTCAACCCTTCTGCTGGGTAAGGACACGTGTGAGTTGAAGCAGCGCGCGCCGCGGCCTCTTGCGGCTGGATTAGGCACGGATAAGCTAAGGCGTGAATTTCCGAACCTTGTTCCTCGGGATCTGACAGCCTGCCTTGACGATTGTGAGCCAAGTTTGCAACCGTTCCTGCAGAGCATCCTTCCGAAGAGCTAA
- a CDS encoding glycosyltransferase family 2 protein has protein sequence MRKPLISLVVPVFNEEDSLPLFYPAVRQVIDPLANSYDFEFVFTDNHSSDRTPVLLKELAGQDSRIRAFRFSRNFGYQRSILTAYLQCNGDAAIQLDCDLQDPPELITRFLEEWSNGSDVVYGIRKSRLESARWTAARKVFYWLVDVLSEDPIPRDAGDFRLISRRVIEELRRIDEPRPYLRGTIATMGFNQKGIDYARQARVVGSSKFSFYDNIMLALDGMINQSVVPLRMATYVGLTVAALTVLASIGYIIAYFLTGFRAPAGFTTITVLILGSLGINAMLLGIIGEYLGRMYLQMKNRSISIIERELHDDADLRKR, from the coding sequence TTGCGAAAGCCCCTGATTTCACTCGTGGTTCCTGTTTTCAATGAAGAAGACAGCCTGCCGCTCTTTTATCCTGCTGTGCGTCAGGTCATTGATCCGCTTGCCAACTCTTATGACTTCGAGTTTGTCTTCACAGACAATCATTCTTCTGACCGGACTCCAGTTTTGTTGAAGGAACTCGCGGGTCAAGACTCCCGCATAAGGGCTTTCCGTTTCTCAAGGAATTTTGGCTATCAGCGTTCCATTCTCACCGCCTACCTTCAGTGCAACGGGGACGCTGCTATTCAGCTTGACTGCGACCTGCAAGATCCGCCAGAGCTGATCACGCGTTTCCTTGAAGAGTGGTCCAACGGATCAGACGTCGTCTATGGCATCCGCAAGTCTCGTCTGGAGTCGGCGCGCTGGACCGCGGCGCGCAAGGTGTTCTATTGGCTAGTGGATGTCCTGTCAGAAGACCCAATTCCCCGCGACGCGGGTGATTTCCGTCTAATTAGCCGCCGCGTCATTGAAGAGCTGCGACGCATTGATGAGCCGCGTCCGTATCTGCGTGGGACGATCGCCACCATGGGTTTCAATCAGAAGGGAATTGATTATGCTCGGCAGGCCCGTGTTGTGGGCAGCTCGAAGTTCTCTTTTTACGACAACATCATGCTGGCTCTCGATGGAATGATCAATCAGTCAGTCGTTCCATTGCGTATGGCGACTTACGTCGGATTGACAGTTGCTGCACTTACCGTCCTGGCTAGCATCGGATACATCATTGCGTACTTCCTGACGGGCTTCCGCGCACCTGCAGGTTTCACGACCATCACCGTCCTGATCCTGGGATCACTCGGGATCAATGCGATGCTGCTTGGAATCATCGGTGAGTATCTTGGCCGGATGTACCTGCAGATGAAGAACCGGTCGATCAGCATCATCGAGCGGGAGTTGCACGACGATGCCGATCTCCGAAAAAGGTAA
- a CDS encoding dTDP-4-dehydrorhamnose 3,5-epimerase family protein, with amino-acid sequence MKLIESLIPDCFEMRFTPRPDERGSFVKTMQSSVFAGLGLEFSFPESFYSVSHKNVLRGMHFQLAPADGAKLVYCLTGAILDVAFDLRRGSPTFGQAASFTLRPELANGVYIPSGVAHGFYVLEGPATVVYQVSAEYNPLLDAGVRWDSLGFTWPGDDPIISSRDRNFPEFAHFPTPFRFGA; translated from the coding sequence ATGAAGTTAATCGAAAGCCTTATTCCAGACTGCTTCGAAATGCGCTTCACACCCCGTCCAGACGAACGCGGTAGCTTCGTGAAGACCATGCAATCCTCCGTCTTCGCGGGATTAGGGCTCGAGTTCTCATTCCCTGAGAGCTTCTACAGTGTTTCGCACAAGAACGTGCTTCGTGGAATGCACTTCCAGCTAGCGCCCGCAGACGGCGCAAAACTCGTGTACTGCCTCACGGGCGCCATTCTCGACGTCGCTTTTGACCTCAGACGTGGCTCCCCAACCTTCGGCCAAGCCGCCTCATTCACTCTGCGCCCGGAGCTCGCCAATGGTGTGTACATTCCGTCCGGAGTGGCCCACGGCTTCTACGTCCTTGAAGGACCGGCAACAGTCGTGTACCAGGTCTCAGCGGAATATAATCCGCTGCTGGACGCAGGGGTACGATGGGATTCCCTTGGCTTCACATGGCCGGGAGATGACCCCATCATCTCCAGCCGGGATCGCAACTTCCCGGAATTCGCCCACTTCCCCACTCCGTTTCGCTTCGGAGCATAG
- a CDS encoding glycosyltransferase 87 family protein, protein MQNASLYQRSGLSRTQWPTPLLTSLFVTVGITTLTLLYALVNHLSGLPHPYSWPFYIEGASSLNPSGDRFGDLIAFNERFTAFHRADFFSPKYGDPFPYPAPVSLFYRLFLPHTRHLLMLAFPVFALLLLIPALLFLKRLIANGLDKRKAATFVFLSLLFSGIVPFEMRQLNAEIFVFIVLAASLYLYIDGRLQVAAILLGVAIALKLYPFMLLGVLFAARRYRAIFLSLLSATATLILGLSLESGSFSQSVKGTMAGMSWFTDHFVKRVDVAIGWDHSIFALVKLLLEHRYQSFYSILAIYTPVIGVIGLAVYLIRIYRMPVFNQIASLVILMILAPPLSFEYTFLQLYSVFAIFCCVVVRNRDEIKDSRPLIWMGACFGFLFALQSMVIVNGRILDGQTKCPVLILLLVLVLTYPVRDKRLDALSNRPDLDLREMSPK, encoded by the coding sequence ATGCAAAATGCCTCGCTCTATCAGCGCAGCGGACTCAGCCGAACGCAATGGCCGACTCCGCTTCTCACTAGTCTCTTCGTGACGGTCGGTATTACGACCCTCACGTTACTGTACGCACTTGTGAATCATCTCAGCGGTCTGCCCCATCCTTATAGTTGGCCCTTCTACATCGAAGGCGCCAGTTCGCTTAACCCAAGTGGTGATCGATTCGGGGATCTCATCGCTTTCAATGAGCGTTTCACGGCGTTTCATCGAGCTGACTTCTTTTCCCCCAAATACGGCGATCCGTTTCCCTATCCTGCTCCGGTATCACTCTTTTACCGTCTGTTCCTTCCGCATACACGTCACCTTCTCATGCTGGCATTTCCAGTCTTTGCCCTCTTACTGCTGATACCTGCGCTTCTATTCCTCAAGCGCCTCATTGCGAATGGACTCGATAAGCGGAAAGCCGCCACTTTCGTCTTCCTAAGTCTATTGTTTTCCGGCATCGTGCCATTTGAGATGCGGCAGCTGAATGCCGAGATCTTCGTATTCATAGTCTTGGCAGCATCACTTTACCTTTACATTGATGGGCGATTGCAAGTTGCAGCGATACTTCTGGGAGTAGCTATCGCACTGAAGCTATATCCCTTTATGCTGCTCGGCGTGCTCTTTGCAGCACGCCGTTATAGGGCAATATTCCTTTCTTTACTAAGTGCTACTGCGACCCTTATTTTGGGCCTCTCACTCGAATCGGGAAGCTTCTCGCAATCGGTCAAAGGAACGATGGCAGGAATGAGTTGGTTTACCGATCACTTCGTCAAACGGGTAGATGTCGCAATCGGTTGGGATCATTCGATTTTTGCCCTCGTGAAGCTTCTTCTTGAACATCGATATCAATCGTTCTATTCAATACTTGCAATCTACACACCCGTTATCGGCGTCATCGGCTTGGCGGTATATCTTATACGCATATACCGTATGCCAGTGTTCAATCAGATCGCATCTCTTGTGATCCTGATGATCCTTGCTCCTCCGTTATCCTTCGAGTACACCTTCTTACAGCTCTACAGCGTCTTTGCGATTTTCTGCTGTGTTGTCGTTCGGAACAGAGATGAGATCAAGGACTCCCGACCACTCATTTGGATGGGCGCATGTTTTGGCTTTCTGTTCGCCTTACAGAGCATGGTGATCGTTAACGGTCGTATTCTTGATGGTCAGACTAAGTGCCCTGTCCTTATCCTGCTCCTCGTCCTGGTACTTACTTATCCCGTCCGAGATAAAAGACTAGATGCGCTCTCGAACAGGCCAGATCTTGACCTGCGTGAAATGAGTCCGAAATGA